One window of Curtobacterium sp. 458 genomic DNA carries:
- a CDS encoding glucose-1-phosphate adenylyltransferase, producing the protein MAPKKVFGIVLAGGEGKRLMPLTADRAKPAVPFGGNFRLIDFALSNLVNSGLQKIVVLTQYKSHSLDRHVAETWRMEGLLGSYVASVPAQQRLGKRWFAGSADAILQSLNLLRDERPDIVVVVGADHVYRMDFHQMVEAHIASGRSATVAAIRQPIGLADQFGVIQVAEDDPTKIDAFLEKPKDAVGLADSPGEILASMGNYVFDADALVDAVLRDGQIETSNHDMGGDIVPDFVARGDAGVYDLKRNDVPGSNERDRYYWRDVGTIDSFFDAHMDLIAPVPVFNLYNQDWPIFNQQTNLPPAKFVRDANGNTGSTVDSLVSLGCLVSGAQVERSMIGPWCGIDSGAKVLDSIVFERASIGAGAVVNRAILDKDVVIAPGARVGVDREADEARGFTVTESGITVVGKGVKVEA; encoded by the coding sequence ATGGCACCAAAGAAGGTCTTCGGCATCGTCCTCGCCGGCGGAGAGGGCAAGCGCCTCATGCCGCTCACGGCGGACCGTGCGAAACCCGCTGTCCCGTTCGGCGGCAACTTCCGGCTCATCGACTTCGCGCTGTCGAACCTCGTGAACTCCGGGCTGCAGAAGATCGTCGTCCTGACCCAGTACAAGTCGCACAGCCTCGACCGCCACGTCGCGGAGACCTGGCGCATGGAGGGGCTGCTCGGCTCCTACGTCGCGTCCGTGCCCGCGCAGCAGCGACTCGGCAAGCGCTGGTTCGCCGGGTCTGCCGACGCGATCCTGCAGTCGCTCAACCTCCTCCGTGACGAGCGCCCCGACATCGTCGTCGTGGTGGGTGCCGACCACGTCTACCGGATGGACTTCCACCAGATGGTCGAGGCGCACATCGCCTCCGGCCGGAGTGCCACGGTCGCCGCGATCCGCCAGCCGATCGGCCTCGCGGACCAGTTCGGCGTCATCCAGGTCGCCGAGGACGACCCGACGAAGATCGACGCGTTCCTCGAGAAGCCGAAGGACGCGGTCGGTCTGGCCGACTCCCCCGGCGAGATCCTCGCGTCGATGGGCAACTACGTCTTCGACGCCGACGCGCTCGTGGACGCCGTGCTCCGCGACGGCCAGATCGAGACGTCGAACCACGACATGGGCGGTGACATCGTGCCGGACTTCGTGGCGCGGGGTGACGCCGGCGTGTACGACCTCAAGCGCAACGACGTGCCCGGCTCGAACGAACGCGACCGGTACTACTGGCGCGACGTGGGGACGATCGACTCGTTCTTCGACGCGCACATGGACCTCATCGCCCCGGTGCCCGTCTTCAACCTGTACAACCAGGACTGGCCGATCTTCAACCAGCAGACCAACCTGCCGCCGGCGAAGTTCGTCCGCGACGCGAACGGCAACACCGGATCGACGGTGGACTCGCTCGTCTCGCTCGGCTGCCTGGTGTCCGGCGCGCAGGTCGAACGCAGCATGATCGGCCCCTGGTGCGGCATCGACTCCGGCGCGAAGGTCCTCGACTCCATCGTGTTCGAGCGAGCCTCGATCGGTGCGGGCGCCGTCGTCAACCGCGCGATCCTCGACAAGGACGTGGTCATCGCACCGGGTGCGCGGGTCGGCGTCGACCGCGAGGCCGACGAAGCGCGCGGCTTCACGGTCACCGAGTCCGGGATCACCGTGGTCGGCAAGGGCGTCAAGGTCGAGGCCTGA
- the serB gene encoding phosphoserine phosphatase SerB encodes MPRFLVVLDADSTLLEDEVIELLADAAGTRPQVASITERAMRGEIDFAESLRERVATLAGLQDDVFRRAQQAVRVTRGAAELIRGVHAAGGTAGVVSGGFHEVLDPFAAELGLDHCRANRLEVVDGVLSGRVLGDVVDAQAKATALREWAAADGVDRLRTVAVGDGANDLEMMRVAGLSVAFDAKPRVRAEADLSVVDRDLSAVLVTMGLRG; translated from the coding sequence GTGCCCCGCTTCCTCGTCGTCCTCGATGCCGATTCCACGCTGCTCGAAGACGAGGTGATCGAACTCCTCGCCGACGCGGCCGGTACCCGGCCACAGGTCGCGTCGATCACGGAGCGCGCCATGCGCGGGGAGATCGACTTCGCGGAGAGCCTCCGGGAGCGTGTCGCGACCCTCGCGGGCCTCCAGGACGACGTCTTCCGCAGAGCGCAGCAGGCGGTCCGCGTCACGCGGGGCGCTGCCGAACTGATTCGCGGCGTGCACGCCGCGGGCGGCACCGCCGGGGTCGTGTCCGGCGGCTTCCACGAGGTCCTCGACCCGTTCGCCGCCGAGCTCGGCCTCGACCACTGCCGGGCGAACCGGCTCGAGGTGGTCGACGGCGTGCTGTCCGGGCGCGTCCTCGGGGACGTGGTGGACGCGCAGGCGAAGGCGACCGCGCTCCGGGAGTGGGCGGCGGCGGACGGCGTCGACCGACTGCGGACGGTCGCCGTCGGCGACGGCGCGAACGACCTCGAGATGATGCGCGTCGCGGGCCTGTCCGTGGCGTTCGACGCCAAGCCCCGGGTCCGCGCCGAGGCGGACCTGTCCGTGGTCGACCGCGACCTGTCGGCGGTCCTCGTGACGATGGGCCTGCGCGGCTGA